In a genomic window of Lagopus muta isolate bLagMut1 chromosome 2, bLagMut1 primary, whole genome shotgun sequence:
- the LIN9 gene encoding protein lin-9 homolog isoform X4 produces MSTPDKKASQKIGLRLRNLLKLPKAHKWCIYEWFYSNIDKPLFEGDNDFCVCLKESFPNLKTRKLTRVEWGKIRRLMGKPRRCSSAFFEEERSALKQKRQKIRLLQQRKVADISQFKDLPDEIPLPLVIGTKVTARLRGVHDGLFTGQIEAVDTLNATYRVTFDRAGLGTQTIPDYEVLSNEPHETMPIAAFGQKQRPSRFFMTPPRLHYTPSLQSPITDSDPLLGQSSWKNKISGTDSETLGGFPVEFLIQVTRLSKILMIKKEHIKQLREMNTEAEKLKSYSMPISIEFQRRYATIVLDLEQLNKDLNKVLHKVQQYCYELAPDQGLQPADQPTDLRRRCEEEAQEIVRQANSSTTGQLCVESENLTDLISRLTAILLQIKCLAEGGDLNSFEFKSLTDSLNDIKNSIDSSNISCFQNNVEIHVAHIQSGLSQMGNLHAFAANNTNRD; encoded by the exons ATGTCAACACCAGACAAGAAAGCTTCACAGAAGATTGGTTTACGGCTTCGTAACCTGCTCAAACTTCCCAAAGCTCACAAGTGGTGCATATATGAATGGTTCTATTCTAATATAGATAA ACCCCTATTTGAAGGAGATAATGATTTCTGTGTATGCCTGAAGGAATCTTTTCCAAATTTGAAAACCAGAAAATTGACAAGAGTTGAATGGGGAAAAATCAGACGATTAATGGGAAAACCACGGag GTGCTCCTCTGCGTTCTTTGAGGAAGAAAGATCAGCATTAAAACAGAAGCGGCAGAAAATAAGACTTTTGCAGCAGCGTAAAGTTGCAGATATTTCACAGTTCAAAGATCTTCCAGATGAAATTCCATTGCCCCTTGTAATAGGAACAAAAGTTACAg cacGATTACGAGGTGTCCATGATGGGCTATTCACAGGACAGATAGAAGCAGTAGACACCCTTAACGCTACGTACAGAGTCACTTTTGACAGGGCAGGTCTTGGAACACAGACAATCCCAGATTATGAAGTTCTT AGTAATGAACCTCATGAAACCATGCCAATTGCCGCCTTTGGGCAGAAACAACGGCCTTCTAGGTTCTTTATGACCCCTCCCCGGCTGCATTATACACCTTCACTCCAGTCTCCAATTACA GACAGCGATCCTTTATTAGGACAGTCATcgtggaaaaacaaaatttcaggCACAGACAGTGAAACGCTAGGTGGCTTTCCAGTAGAGTTCCTCATTCAAGTG ACCAGGTTATCGAAAATCCTTATGATCAAGAAGGAACACATCAAACAATTAAGAGAGATGAATACGGAAGCAGAAAAGCTG AAATCCTATTCTATGCCAATAAGCATTGAGTTTCAGAGGAGATATGCAACTATTGTTCTAGATCTAGAACAACTAAACAAAGACTTAAATAAAGTGTTGCATAAAGTTCAGCAGTATTGTTATGAG CTTGCTCCAGACCAAGGCCTCCAGCCCGCAGACCAGCCAACAGATCTGAGGCGGAGGTgtgaagaggaggctcaggaaaTTGTTAGGCAAGCAAATTCCTCCACAACAGGACAGCTTTGTGTCGAAAGTGAAAATTTAACTGACCTTATCTCTAGACTTACAGCAATATTACTGCAGATTAAG tgTCTAGCAGAAGGAGGTGACCTGAATTCCTTTGAATTTAAATCACTAACAGATTCATTAAATGACATTAAGAATTCAATAG
- the LIN9 gene encoding protein lin-9 homolog isoform X3, with protein sequence MPFRNSKRSRLFCEEDDRQINTRSPKRNQKVVMVPQKFNTTMSTPDKKASQKIGLRLRNLLKLPKAHKWCIYEWFYSNIDKPLFEGDNDFCVCLKESFPNLKTRKLTRVEWGKIRRLMGKPRRCSSAFFEEERSALKQKRQKIRLLQQRKVADISQFKDLPDEIPLPLVIGTKVTARLRGVHDGLFTGQIEAVDTLNATYRVTFDRAGLGTQTIPDYEVLSNEPHETMPIAAFGQKQRPSRFFMTPPRLHYTPSLQSPITDSDPLLGQSSWKNKISGTDSETLGGFPVEFLIQVTRLSKILMIKKEHIKQLREMNTEAEKLKSYSMPISIEFQRRYATIVLDLEQLNKDLNKVLHKVQQYCYELAPDQGLQPADQPTDLRRRCEEEAQEIVRQANSSTTGQLCVESENLTDLISRLTAILLQIKCLAEGGDLNSFEFKSLTDSLNDIKNSIDSSNISCFQNNVEIHVAHIQSGLSQMGNLHAFAANNTNRD encoded by the exons ATG CCCTTCAGAAATTCAAAACGGAGTCGACTCTTCTGTGAAGAAGATGACAGACAAATAAACACAAGGTCACccaaaagaaatcagaaggtTGTGATGGTTCCACAG AAGTTTAATACAACGATGTCAACACCAGACAAGAAAGCTTCACAGAAGATTGGTTTACGGCTTCGTAACCTGCTCAAACTTCCCAAAGCTCACAAGTGGTGCATATATGAATGGTTCTATTCTAATATAGATAA ACCCCTATTTGAAGGAGATAATGATTTCTGTGTATGCCTGAAGGAATCTTTTCCAAATTTGAAAACCAGAAAATTGACAAGAGTTGAATGGGGAAAAATCAGACGATTAATGGGAAAACCACGGag GTGCTCCTCTGCGTTCTTTGAGGAAGAAAGATCAGCATTAAAACAGAAGCGGCAGAAAATAAGACTTTTGCAGCAGCGTAAAGTTGCAGATATTTCACAGTTCAAAGATCTTCCAGATGAAATTCCATTGCCCCTTGTAATAGGAACAAAAGTTACAg cacGATTACGAGGTGTCCATGATGGGCTATTCACAGGACAGATAGAAGCAGTAGACACCCTTAACGCTACGTACAGAGTCACTTTTGACAGGGCAGGTCTTGGAACACAGACAATCCCAGATTATGAAGTTCTT AGTAATGAACCTCATGAAACCATGCCAATTGCCGCCTTTGGGCAGAAACAACGGCCTTCTAGGTTCTTTATGACCCCTCCCCGGCTGCATTATACACCTTCACTCCAGTCTCCAATTACA GACAGCGATCCTTTATTAGGACAGTCATcgtggaaaaacaaaatttcaggCACAGACAGTGAAACGCTAGGTGGCTTTCCAGTAGAGTTCCTCATTCAAGTG ACCAGGTTATCGAAAATCCTTATGATCAAGAAGGAACACATCAAACAATTAAGAGAGATGAATACGGAAGCAGAAAAGCTG AAATCCTATTCTATGCCAATAAGCATTGAGTTTCAGAGGAGATATGCAACTATTGTTCTAGATCTAGAACAACTAAACAAAGACTTAAATAAAGTGTTGCATAAAGTTCAGCAGTATTGTTATGAG CTTGCTCCAGACCAAGGCCTCCAGCCCGCAGACCAGCCAACAGATCTGAGGCGGAGGTgtgaagaggaggctcaggaaaTTGTTAGGCAAGCAAATTCCTCCACAACAGGACAGCTTTGTGTCGAAAGTGAAAATTTAACTGACCTTATCTCTAGACTTACAGCAATATTACTGCAGATTAAG tgTCTAGCAGAAGGAGGTGACCTGAATTCCTTTGAATTTAAATCACTAACAGATTCATTAAATGACATTAAGAATTCAATAG